In Nyctibius grandis isolate bNycGra1 chromosome 6, bNycGra1.pri, whole genome shotgun sequence, a single genomic region encodes these proteins:
- the ETNPPL gene encoding ethanolamine-phosphate phospho-lyase yields MEERYSKAETLALRRKHIGPSCKVFFAKDPLKIVRAQGQYMFDEKGEKYLDCINNVAHVGHSHPYVIKAATKQMELLNTNSRFLHDNLVQYAQRLTATLPEKLSVCYFVNSGSEANDLALRLARQYHGHQDVITLENAYHGHVTSLIDISPYKFNQLGKDSKKEFVHVAPSPDIYRGKYREDHPDPASAYAEEVKKIIEETQKNGRKIAAFIAESMQSCGGQVIPPVGYFQKVAEYVHAAGGVFIADEVQVGFGRVGKHFWAFQLQGEDFVPDIVTMGKPIGNGHPMSCVVTTREIAESFGASGLEYFNTFGGNPVSCAIGLAVLEVIEKEDLQGNATRVGNYLLELLAEQKEKHPLVGDIRGVGLFVGVDLVKDQQMRTPATAEALHLIYKLKEHQILLSADGPHRNILKFKPPMCFTMEDAKHVVETVDALLTEMEEATGMKTENNASTIASTNAQCERKTPEGSSQPEGANESITHMNGAACRQENGLYSKKHSVPSKGIRT; encoded by the exons ATGGAGGAGCGCTACAGCAAGGCAGAGACCCTCGCCCTGCGCAGGAAGCACATCGG gcctTCCTGCAAAGTTTTCTTTGCCAAGGACCCTCTGAAGATAGTGCGTGCTCAGGGGCAATATATGTTTgatgagaaaggagaaaaatacttaGACTGTATCAACAATGTTGCACATG ttgGCCACAGTCATCCATACGTGATAAAGGCTGCAACAAAACAGATGGAACTGCTCAACACAAATTCCCGGTTCCTGCATGACAACCTTGTTCAGTACGCGCAGCGTCTTACAGCCACCCTGCCGGAGAAACTCTCTGTTTGCTATTTTGTTAACTCTGG GTCTGAAGCAAATGATCTTGCTTTACGACTGGCTCGGCAGTACCATGGGCACCAAGATGTGATCACCCTTGAAAA TGCTTACCATGGCCATGTTACATCTCTGATTGACATCAGTCCCTATAAATTTAATCAGCTGGGAAAGGACAGCAAGAAGGAGTTTGTGCACGTG GCTCCTTCTCCAGATATCTACAGAGGGAAATATAGGGAAGACCACCCAGATCCAGCAAGTGCTTATGCTGAAGAGGTGAAAAAGATTAttgaagaaacacagaagaatgGACGCAAG ATTGCTGCCTTCATAGCTGAATCCATGCAGAGCTGTGGAGGCCAAGTAATTCCACCTGTGGGCTATTTCCAGAAAGTGGCAGA GTACGTGCATGCGGCAGGTGGTGTGTTCATAGCTGATGAGGTCCAGGTTGGCTTTGGCAGAGTTGGGAAGCATTTTTGGGCATTCCAGCTGCAAGGTGAAGATTTTGTGCCTGACATTGTCACCATGGGAAAGCCCATTGGCAATGGCCACCCTATGTCTTGTGTGGTCACAACAAGGGAAATCGCTGAAAGTTTTGGTGCCTCTGGCCTGGAGTATTTCAATACA TTTGGAGGCAATCCAGTGTCTTGTGCTATTGGTTTGGCTGTGCTGGAGGTAATAGAAAAAGAAGATCTCCAGGGAAATGCTACACGTGTAGGAAATTATCTCCTGGAGTTGCTGGCTgaacaaaaggagaaacatcCTTTAGTGGGAGATATCAG GGGTGTTGGCTTGTTTGTTGGAGTGGATCTGGTGAAAGATCAACAAATGCGAACACCAGCCACGGCTGAAGCCCTTCACCTTATTTAcaa GCTGAAAGAGCATCAAATCCTTCTCAGTGCAGATGGACCCCACAGAAATATACTAAAATTTAAACCACCAATGTGTTTCACGATGGAAGATGCAAAACACGTAGTGGAGACAGTTGATGCACTTCTCACAG aAATGGAAGAGGCAACAggaatgaagacagaaaataatgcaTCTACAATTGCATCTACAAATGCACAGTGTGAAAGAAAA aCACCTGAAGGGAGTTCTCAACCAGAAGGTGCAAATGAAAGCATCACCCATATGAATGGAGCTGCCTGCAGACAAGAAAATGGTCTTTATTCTAAAAAACACTCAGTGCCAAGTAAAGGAATAAGAACATGA